In Flavobacterium gelatinilyticum, a genomic segment contains:
- the moaCB gene encoding bifunctional molybdenum cofactor biosynthesis protein MoaC/MoaB has product MVDITHKINTLRAATATAIVKVSRQETIDAVVNNLVPKGNVFEMAKTAGLFAVKNTHLSIPDCHPLPIEFTSVEYNIEGLDIHIIFKVKTVYKTGVEVEAMHGASIVALTMYDMLKPIDKEIEISTIRLINKEGGKSSFKNKFPNVIKSAVFVCSDSIFAGDKEDRSGKVIVEKLDSYGVETSHYEIIPDELDIIQEKTKAFAKENQLIIFTGGTGLSPRDVTPEALTPLLESRIPGIEEAIRNYGQQRMPYAMLSRTVAGTLGKTLVLALPGSTNGARESMDAVFPHLLHVFHILKGKNHDSL; this is encoded by the coding sequence ATGGTAGATATTACGCATAAAATAAACACTTTAAGAGCTGCAACTGCAACCGCAATTGTCAAAGTCAGCAGACAGGAAACAATTGATGCCGTTGTAAATAATTTAGTGCCCAAAGGAAACGTATTCGAAATGGCCAAAACGGCAGGACTATTTGCGGTAAAAAATACGCATTTGTCTATTCCGGACTGCCATCCGCTTCCCATCGAATTTACATCAGTAGAATACAATATAGAAGGTTTAGATATTCATATTATTTTCAAAGTAAAAACCGTGTATAAAACCGGAGTTGAGGTTGAGGCCATGCACGGCGCCTCGATTGTTGCATTGACGATGTATGATATGCTGAAACCAATTGATAAAGAAATCGAAATCTCGACTATCAGATTAATCAACAAAGAAGGCGGAAAATCGTCTTTTAAAAATAAGTTCCCGAATGTAATTAAATCGGCAGTTTTTGTTTGTTCTGATTCGATTTTTGCCGGAGATAAAGAAGACAGATCCGGAAAAGTGATTGTAGAGAAATTAGATTCATACGGCGTTGAAACTTCGCATTATGAAATTATTCCGGATGAACTGGATATAATTCAGGAAAAAACAAAAGCTTTTGCAAAAGAAAATCAGCTGATAATTTTTACAGGAGGAACGGGTCTGTCTCCACGAGATGTAACGCCTGAAGCTTTAACACCGTTGTTAGAGAGCAGAATTCCGGGAATCGAAGAAGCTATCCGCAATTACGGACAGCAGAGAATGCCATATGCAATGTTGTCCAGAACTGTTGCAGGAACTTTAGGAAAAACGCTTGTTTTGGCTCTGCCGGGATCAACAAACGGAGCAAGAGAATCTATGGATGCCGTTTTTCCGCATTTGCTGCACGTTTTTCATATTTTAAAAGGGAAAAATCATGACAGCCTCTAA
- a CDS encoding DUF6891 domain-containing protein, translated as MTENEEFIYESIFNQVRMGFLSIDDIKDNIMEEIEDNEFEDEISEAWAFEKIDEEYQKLLEESKNWENPTDTEKLIKAFNELCDQNIIALHNAGYTTSDGEYEVVEVERELRDNGVESDGYCFYHEQDLARAVLKDDPSLYIAFQKVDNSDEETTISIGNKVAEVLKNNGFELNWDGSARRKIEIPGFRWQQIYDENGRDLQDYGQVIDRMIQ; from the coding sequence ATGACAGAGAACGAAGAGTTTATTTACGAGTCAATTTTTAATCAGGTAAGAATGGGGTTTCTTTCTATTGATGATATCAAGGATAACATCATGGAAGAGATCGAAGACAACGAATTTGAAGATGAAATTTCTGAAGCCTGGGCTTTTGAAAAAATCGATGAAGAATACCAAAAGTTACTTGAAGAAAGTAAAAATTGGGAAAACCCGACAGATACTGAAAAGCTTATAAAAGCGTTTAATGAATTATGCGATCAGAACATCATTGCGCTTCATAATGCAGGATATACTACAAGTGATGGCGAATACGAAGTCGTTGAGGTTGAAAGAGAACTTCGGGATAACGGAGTTGAATCTGATGGTTACTGCTTTTATCACGAACAAGATTTGGCTAGAGCTGTACTTAAGGATGATCCGAGTTTGTATATCGCTTTTCAAAAAGTAGATAATTCAGATGAAGAAACTACAATAAGCATAGGAAACAAAGTAGCAGAAGTTCTTAAAAATAACGGATTTGAATTAAACTGGGACGGATCTGCAAGAAGGAAAATCGAAATTCCGGGTTTCAGATGGCAGCAGATTTATGATGAGAACGGAAGAGATCTGCAGGATTACGGCCAAGTGATAGACAGAATGATCCAATAG
- a CDS encoding molybdenum cofactor biosynthesis protein MoaE yields the protein MSKNVFVEGPISPEFIAESIAKHQSKHTIGAHNIFLGQVRADVIHDNTVVAIDYSAYKDMANEALYAIREKAFAKFDLTCMHIYHSLGVVKAGEICLFVFVSATRRKQVYEATEAIVNWIKTDVPIFGKEMFENDTFTWKQNT from the coding sequence ATGAGTAAAAATGTATTTGTAGAAGGACCGATTTCTCCTGAATTTATTGCAGAATCAATCGCCAAACACCAATCCAAACATACAATTGGGGCGCATAATATTTTTCTGGGTCAGGTTCGTGCCGATGTTATTCACGACAATACAGTGGTAGCAATCGATTATTCGGCATATAAAGACATGGCGAATGAGGCGTTGTATGCGATTCGAGAAAAAGCTTTTGCCAAATTCGATTTGACTTGCATGCACATTTACCACAGTTTGGGCGTTGTAAAAGCAGGCGAAATCTGTTTATTCGTTTTTGTTTCGGCAACACGTCGCAAACAGGTTTATGAAGCGACAGAAGCAATCGTTAACTGGATTAAAACCGATGTGCCGATTTTTGGCAAAGAAATGTTTGAAAACGACACATTCACCTGGAAACAAAATACCTAA
- the pyrR gene encoding bifunctional pyr operon transcriptional regulator/uracil phosphoribosyltransferase PyrR has translation MSQKVLLNSKEVTIILHRLACQLIEKHLDFSNTILVGIQPRGVFLAERLKQILENEYQVPEISLGYLDITFFRDDFRRTEKPLEANKTQINFIVEDKKVIFIDDVLFTGRSIRSALTAIQSFGRPSEIELLVLIDRRFSRHLPIQPDYRGRQVDAINGEKVIVSWKENDGEDVVHLVTN, from the coding sequence ATGAGCCAGAAAGTATTACTTAATTCAAAAGAAGTTACTATCATACTTCACCGTTTGGCTTGTCAGTTAATCGAAAAACATCTTGATTTTTCAAATACTATTTTAGTGGGAATTCAGCCAAGAGGCGTTTTTTTAGCTGAACGTTTAAAACAAATATTAGAAAACGAATACCAGGTTCCTGAAATTTCTTTGGGATATTTGGATATCACTTTTTTTAGAGATGATTTTCGTCGAACCGAAAAACCTCTTGAAGCCAATAAAACTCAAATCAATTTTATAGTCGAAGACAAAAAAGTCATTTTTATCGATGATGTTTTGTTTACCGGCCGAAGCATTCGTTCTGCCTTAACTGCCATTCAATCTTTCGGAAGACCTTCAGAAATCGAATTGTTAGTTTTAATCGACAGACGTTTCAGCCGTCATTTACCAATTCAGCCCGATTATCGTGGTCGTCAGGTAGATGCTATTAATGGCGAAAAAGTAATTGTAAGCTGGAAAGAAAATGATGGTGAAGATGTTGTTCACTTGGTGACAAATTAG
- a CDS encoding ribonuclease Z: MKLTILGCYAATPRTLTNPTAQVLEIKNQLFLIDCGEGTQVQLRKNKIKFSKINHIFISHLHGDHLYGLIGTISTFSLLGRTTDLHIYGPKGIKELILLQLKLTESWTTYDLFFHELESKESEVIFEDKKVIVKTIPLKHRVYTNGYHFQEKPDTRKLNIEAVQQYGVHVAYYQKIKNGSDIKLDDGTVVENKKLTFDPIPPKSYAFCSDTVYNEEIIPVIENTDVLYHESTFLESEAKLAEKTLHSTAKEAARIALKANVKELILGHYSTRYDGLERFKEEAEEIFPKVLLADDGVSFEWQ, translated from the coding sequence ATGAAATTAACAATACTCGGCTGTTACGCCGCAACTCCCAGAACACTTACCAACCCGACTGCACAGGTTTTAGAGATTAAAAACCAGTTATTTTTGATTGACTGCGGCGAAGGAACGCAGGTGCAGCTTCGAAAAAATAAGATTAAATTCTCAAAAATCAATCACATTTTTATATCCCATCTTCATGGAGATCATTTGTATGGATTGATAGGAACTATTTCGACTTTTTCTCTTTTAGGAAGAACCACCGATCTGCATATCTACGGACCAAAAGGAATCAAAGAATTGATTCTGCTTCAATTAAAACTTACAGAATCGTGGACGACTTACGATTTGTTTTTTCATGAATTGGAATCGAAAGAAAGTGAAGTAATTTTTGAAGATAAAAAAGTTATTGTAAAGACGATTCCGCTAAAACATCGTGTGTATACAAACGGGTATCATTTTCAGGAAAAACCGGATACTCGAAAATTAAATATCGAGGCCGTTCAGCAATATGGTGTTCACGTAGCCTATTATCAAAAAATAAAAAACGGAAGCGATATCAAACTGGACGACGGCACTGTTGTCGAAAATAAAAAGCTTACTTTCGACCCCATACCGCCAAAAAGTTATGCCTTTTGCTCAGACACGGTTTACAACGAAGAAATAATCCCTGTTATTGAGAATACAGATGTTTTGTATCATGAATCTACCTTTTTGGAATCAGAAGCAAAACTGGCTGAAAAAACACTGCATTCTACAGCAAAAGAAGCTGCAAGGATTGCCTTAAAAGCCAATGTAAAAGAATTAATTTTAGGGCATTATTCGACAAGATATGATGGTTTGGAACGCTTTAAAGAAGAAGCAGAGGAAATTTTTCCAAAAGTGCTTTTAGCAGATGACGGAGTTTCTTTTGAATGGCAGTAG
- the moaA gene encoding GTP 3',8-cyclase MoaA, whose product MTASNTILTDGFGRKHNYLRISLLEKCNLRCTYCMPADGIALSPKASLMTAEEIFAIAQTFVKNGVDKIRLTGGEPLLRKDFPEIVSKLSHLDISLSMTTNGILIDRHIEVLKRFKVKKINLSLDTLVSSKFHSVTLRNQFEKVIDNLHLLLNNDFEVKVNVVLIKGFNDNEIVDFVKLTQFLPISVRFIEFMPFAGNEWDRTKMVSQKEILSLVEKNFSSGEIQKLEDEKNFTARTYRINGFQGNFGIISSITNPFCDSCNRIRLTADGKIKNCLFSNSETDLLTAFRNGESITNLISNSIQSKKKVRAGMVSVSEMDNPALHFDNRSMITIGG is encoded by the coding sequence ATGACAGCCTCTAATACTATTTTGACAGATGGTTTTGGGCGCAAACACAATTATCTGCGCATTTCGCTGCTGGAAAAATGTAACCTGCGGTGCACGTACTGCATGCCGGCTGACGGAATCGCACTTTCTCCAAAAGCCAGTTTAATGACGGCCGAAGAGATTTTTGCAATTGCCCAAACTTTCGTGAAAAATGGTGTTGATAAAATCAGGCTGACAGGAGGAGAGCCTTTATTAAGAAAAGATTTTCCTGAAATAGTTTCTAAATTATCTCATTTAGATATTTCACTTTCCATGACGACAAACGGAATTTTAATTGACCGTCATATTGAAGTATTAAAGCGGTTTAAAGTCAAAAAAATCAATTTGAGTTTAGATACTTTAGTTTCTTCTAAATTCCATTCTGTGACACTCAGAAATCAGTTTGAAAAAGTAATTGATAATCTGCATTTACTTTTGAATAATGATTTTGAGGTAAAGGTAAATGTGGTTTTGATAAAAGGTTTTAATGATAATGAAATTGTTGATTTTGTAAAACTCACGCAGTTTCTGCCTATTTCGGTTCGTTTTATAGAATTTATGCCTTTTGCCGGAAACGAGTGGGACAGAACCAAAATGGTTTCTCAAAAAGAGATTTTATCTTTGGTCGAAAAGAATTTTTCTTCTGGAGAAATTCAGAAGCTGGAAGACGAGAAAAACTTCACGGCAAGAACGTATAGAATAAATGGTTTTCAGGGAAATTTCGGGATTATAAGTTCTATTACCAATCCGTTTTGCGACAGCTGCAACCGAATCCGCCTCACAGCCGACGGTAAAATAAAAAACTGTCTTTTTTCAAATTCTGAAACAGATTTATTAACGGCTTTTAGAAATGGAGAATCCATTACAAATTTAATCTCAAATTCTATTCAGAGTAAGAAGAAAGTGAGAGCTGGAATGGTCAGTGTTTCTGAAATGGATAATCCCGCCTTGCATTTTGATAATCGCAGTATGATTACGATTGGAGGATAA
- the moeB gene encoding HesA/MoeB/ThiF family protein, protein MKESTRYNRQIILPEIGEEGQRKLSKSKVLVIGAGGLGASILPYLAGAGIGEIGIVDDDTIEISNLHRQVIFKSSAVGKSKAEEAKLMILNLNPEIKVNAFSEKLSGKNAVSLFSKYDFIVDATDNIAIKYLINDACLVANKPMIYGSIFRFQGQVSVFNYQNGPTYRCLYPDENFDALNCEDAGVIGITVGIIGMLQANEVIKMILETGEVLSGKILVYNVLNNEQQKYDFEKNSDVVITNEDFEKKYNSDQNEIEEIKFEFLLNEIENDAVLFLDVRNNDESPRINLKNQIQIPLMDLEKEIAGMDKNQSIYIFCQSGIRSKIAAELLQKHQFKNIKSIAGGALAMKNVLKEKITI, encoded by the coding sequence ATGAAAGAATCAACAAGATACAACCGTCAAATCATACTTCCTGAAATAGGAGAGGAAGGGCAGCGAAAGTTATCAAAATCGAAAGTTTTGGTTATTGGTGCCGGAGGTTTAGGTGCTTCAATTCTGCCTTATTTAGCGGGAGCAGGAATTGGAGAAATTGGAATTGTGGATGATGATACTATCGAAATTTCAAATCTGCATCGTCAGGTTATTTTTAAATCTTCGGCTGTTGGTAAATCCAAGGCAGAAGAAGCAAAATTGATGATTTTGAACCTGAATCCGGAAATTAAAGTCAATGCTTTTTCTGAGAAATTATCCGGTAAAAATGCGGTTTCGTTATTCAGTAAATATGATTTTATCGTTGATGCAACAGATAATATTGCGATTAAATATTTAATTAATGATGCTTGTCTGGTTGCAAATAAACCAATGATTTACGGATCAATTTTTAGATTCCAGGGACAAGTTTCGGTTTTTAATTATCAAAACGGTCCAACATACAGATGTTTATATCCGGATGAAAACTTTGATGCTTTAAATTGTGAAGATGCCGGTGTAATTGGAATCACGGTTGGAATTATCGGAATGCTTCAGGCTAATGAAGTAATCAAAATGATTTTGGAAACGGGAGAAGTTCTCAGCGGAAAAATATTGGTTTATAATGTTTTAAACAACGAACAGCAGAAATATGATTTCGAAAAGAATTCAGATGTAGTCATTACAAATGAAGATTTTGAAAAGAAATACAATTCAGATCAAAATGAAATTGAAGAAATCAAATTTGAATTTCTTTTGAATGAAATAGAAAATGATGCGGTTTTGTTTTTGGATGTAAGAAATAATGATGAATCGCCGAGAATTAATCTCAAAAATCAAATCCAGATTCCGTTAATGGATTTAGAGAAAGAGATTGCAGGGATGGATAAAAACCAATCGATTTATATTTTCTGCCAATCCGGAATAAGAAGTAAAATCGCAGCAGAATTACTTCAAAAACATCAATTCAAAAACATCAAAAGTATTGCCGGCGGCGCTTTAGCAATGAAAAATGTATTAAAAGAAAAAATAACGATCTGA
- a CDS encoding lysozyme inhibitor LprI family protein, with product MRKIMFGLFLFLCFTQFSFSQEHAVATEIFDIYEKADKELNKVYNQLKKKLGTKNQAALITSQKDWIKFRDSNCNFKSYPEGYGGVIADKMFADCRTQITLARTKELKSLLSGF from the coding sequence ATGAGAAAAATAATGTTTGGTTTGTTTCTCTTTTTATGTTTTACACAATTTTCTTTTTCTCAAGAACATGCAGTTGCTACAGAAATTTTTGATATTTACGAAAAAGCTGATAAAGAACTGAATAAAGTTTATAATCAGTTAAAGAAAAAACTGGGAACTAAAAATCAGGCAGCATTAATAACTTCTCAAAAAGACTGGATAAAGTTTAGAGATTCAAATTGTAACTTTAAAAGTTATCCTGAAGGTTATGGAGGCGTAATCGCTGATAAAATGTTTGCAGATTGTAGAACGCAGATAACTTTGGCAAGAACTAAAGAATTAAAAAGTTTATTGTCAGGTTTTTAA
- a CDS encoding ribonuclease Z, whose translation MKVDQKGHTVTIKDTQGNLNDFAEKVTQQFKTFEKHNVIIDLLSNSEVSENDLKIFLPLVKLQKKAKKSFVIAASDLDFNAVSDKLVVVPSLLEAHDIIEMEEIERDLGF comes from the coding sequence ATGAAAGTAGATCAAAAAGGACATACCGTTACAATAAAAGACACACAGGGTAATTTAAATGACTTTGCAGAAAAAGTAACACAGCAATTTAAAACCTTTGAAAAACATAATGTTATAATCGATTTGTTGTCAAACTCTGAAGTATCGGAAAATGATTTGAAAATTTTTTTACCGCTTGTTAAGCTTCAGAAAAAAGCAAAAAAATCGTTTGTAATTGCAGCTTCAGATCTTGATTTTAACGCTGTTTCTGATAAATTAGTTGTTGTGCCTTCTCTTTTAGAAGCCCACGATATTATCGAAATGGAAGAGATTGAAAGAGACCTCGGATTCTAA
- a CDS encoding ABC-F family ATP-binding cassette domain-containing protein → MLTVNNLSVQFGKRVLFDEVNTTFTHGNIYGVIGANGAGKSTFLKVISGDIDPTSGHIHLEPGKRMSVLNQNHNMFDEHTVLETVLMGNKVLYAVKKEMDELYLDYNDANADRIGELQVQFEEMNGWNADSDAAAMLSNLGITEADHYTLMSDMEGKMKVRVLLAQALFGNPDLLIMDEPTNDLDFETIAWLENFLANYENTVIVVSHDRHFLDAVCTHISDIDFGKINHYSGNYTFWYESSQLAAKQRAQQNKKAEEKKQELEEFIRRFSANVAKSKQATSRKKMISKLNISEIKPSSRRYPAIIFDQDREAGDQILNVENLSASVDGEVLFKDINLNMAKGDKIVLFSKDSRATTAFYEILNNEQKADSGTFDWGITTNQAYLPAENHKYFENDLTLVDWLRQYAKTEEERDEVFIRGFLGKMIFSGEEALKTSRVLSGGEKVRCMLSRMMMERANVLMLDEPTNHLDLESITAFNNSLKNFKGSVIFTTHDHEFAQTVGNRIVELTPNGVIDRYMTFDEYLDDEKIQEQRKKMYNL, encoded by the coding sequence ATGTTAACAGTCAATAATTTATCAGTTCAATTTGGTAAAAGAGTTTTATTTGATGAAGTAAATACAACTTTCACTCATGGAAACATTTACGGAGTTATTGGAGCCAATGGTGCTGGAAAATCTACTTTCTTAAAAGTTATTTCGGGCGATATCGACCCAACTTCCGGCCACATCCATCTGGAGCCGGGCAAACGTATGTCGGTTTTAAACCAGAACCACAACATGTTCGATGAACATACCGTTTTGGAAACCGTTTTAATGGGAAATAAAGTTTTGTATGCTGTTAAAAAAGAAATGGATGAGCTTTATTTAGATTATAATGATGCCAATGCAGACCGAATAGGGGAGCTTCAGGTTCAGTTTGAAGAAATGAACGGATGGAACGCCGATTCTGATGCTGCAGCAATGTTATCTAACTTAGGAATCACAGAAGCAGATCATTATACTTTAATGAGCGATATGGAAGGGAAAATGAAAGTACGTGTGCTTTTGGCGCAGGCACTTTTTGGAAATCCTGACTTGCTGATTATGGATGAGCCTACCAACGATTTGGATTTCGAGACAATTGCCTGGTTAGAAAACTTCCTGGCAAACTACGAAAACACTGTAATCGTTGTATCTCACGACCGTCACTTTTTAGATGCGGTTTGTACGCATATTTCTGATATTGATTTCGGAAAAATCAATCACTACTCAGGAAACTATACGTTCTGGTACGAATCCAGCCAATTAGCAGCTAAGCAGCGTGCGCAGCAAAACAAAAAAGCAGAAGAGAAGAAACAAGAGCTTGAAGAATTTATTCGTCGTTTTAGTGCAAACGTAGCGAAATCGAAACAGGCTACTTCTCGTAAAAAAATGATTTCGAAATTGAATATTTCAGAAATCAAACCTTCAAGCCGTCGTTATCCTGCGATTATTTTCGATCAGGATCGTGAAGCTGGAGATCAAATCTTAAACGTAGAAAACTTATCAGCTTCTGTAGATGGTGAAGTTTTATTTAAAGATATTAACCTGAATATGGCAAAAGGCGATAAAATCGTTCTTTTCTCTAAAGATTCTCGTGCTACAACCGCTTTCTACGAAATCTTAAACAACGAACAAAAAGCTGATTCTGGAACTTTTGACTGGGGTATTACAACAAATCAGGCGTATTTACCGGCTGAAAACCACAAATACTTCGAAAATGATTTAACTTTAGTAGACTGGTTACGTCAGTACGCAAAAACAGAAGAAGAGCGTGATGAGGTTTTCATTAGAGGTTTCTTAGGAAAAATGATTTTCTCTGGAGAAGAAGCTTTAAAAACATCTAGAGTTTTATCTGGAGGAGAAAAAGTACGTTGTATGTTGTCTAGAATGATGATGGAGCGCGCTAACGTTTTAATGCTTGATGAGCCAACAAACCACTTAGATTTGGAGTCTATTACGGCTTTCAATAACTCATTGAAAAACTTTAAAGGTTCTGTAATTTTTACAACACATGACCACGAGTTTGCACAAACAGTTGGTAACCGAATTGTAGAATTAACACCAAACGGAGTGATCGACCGTTACATGACATTTGACGAATATCTTGATGATGAAAAGATTCAGGAGCAAAGAAAAAAGATGTACAATCTTTAA
- a CDS encoding DUF3592 domain-containing protein, producing MVTNNIDKDKLKAYGCLGLFFLPFVAVGIWTLYKSVCNVYNSQKTDDWKKVTALVDKIDIEYHSDSDGGETSEVIIQYKYAIHNVNYTGTKIAYGYGNSNVEEHSQLFYKLEKAKKIAVFVNPDDYSEAVIIRGMNSSIVFLLVFSIIWNSLISFFLLPLLMKKNSKFNIKKYFLVVIVIWIVGFTILLSNKFDIGFTEKVEVIEHKIE from the coding sequence ATGGTAACAAACAATATTGACAAAGATAAACTGAAGGCTTACGGCTGTCTTGGTTTGTTTTTTCTGCCTTTTGTAGCAGTTGGGATCTGGACCTTGTATAAAAGTGTCTGTAATGTTTACAATTCACAAAAAACAGACGATTGGAAAAAAGTTACGGCTCTAGTTGATAAAATAGATATAGAATATCATTCTGACAGTGATGGAGGCGAAACTTCTGAAGTCATAATTCAATATAAATATGCAATTCACAACGTTAATTATACAGGAACTAAGATTGCTTACGGATATGGAAATAGCAACGTTGAAGAACATTCACAATTATTTTATAAATTAGAGAAAGCAAAGAAAATTGCAGTTTTTGTAAATCCAGATGATTATTCTGAAGCTGTCATAATTAGAGGAATGAACAGCTCAATTGTTTTTCTTCTAGTTTTTTCGATAATATGGAATTCGCTGATTTCTTTTTTCTTGCTTCCATTGTTGATGAAAAAGAATTCGAAATTTAATATAAAAAAGTATTTTTTAGTTGTAATAGTAATTTGGATAGTGGGTTTCACCATTTTATTGTCTAACAAATTCGATATTGGTTTTACTGAAAAAGTTGAAGTTATTGAACATAAAATAGAGTAA
- a CDS encoding TlpA family protein disulfide reductase translates to MKSNTIVSELMQKFIGLIALLFIFNLSTAQNKFGNPEADPLQVQKTYEQWSAYQSKNIMLSRDFTALDTASKEISKEVFLDQLANGNFIPVRLKSEADVYVYKLFKIQPKTDSSIKATINQIGFDAYKNFKMEGTAFPQFSFKDLNGNLVTNESMKGKIIVIKCWYIHCTPCIREFPQVNKLVEDYKDRKDIVFMSLAEDSPEQLKTFLARKSLSYSVIPDMKEYMNNALQLNSFPTHFIINKEGIISKVLPNFESLEVALAKESKL, encoded by the coding sequence TTGAAATCAAATACAATTGTTTCAGAACTCATGCAGAAATTTATTGGCTTAATTGCACTTCTTTTCATTTTTAACTTAAGTACAGCCCAAAATAAATTCGGAAATCCGGAAGCCGATCCTCTTCAAGTTCAAAAAACGTACGAACAATGGTCAGCGTATCAAAGTAAAAATATAATGCTTTCGAGAGATTTTACGGCTTTAGATACTGCTTCAAAAGAAATTTCAAAAGAAGTTTTTTTAGATCAACTGGCAAACGGAAACTTCATTCCGGTTCGATTAAAATCAGAAGCAGATGTTTACGTTTATAAACTTTTTAAAATCCAGCCAAAAACTGATTCAAGCATAAAAGCCACAATCAACCAAATTGGTTTTGATGCTTACAAAAACTTTAAGATGGAAGGAACTGCTTTTCCACAGTTTTCATTTAAAGATTTAAACGGAAATTTAGTTACGAATGAATCCATGAAAGGAAAAATCATCGTTATAAAATGCTGGTATATTCACTGCACGCCTTGTATTAGAGAATTTCCCCAAGTCAATAAATTAGTTGAAGATTACAAAGACAGAAAAGACATTGTTTTCATGAGTTTAGCCGAAGATTCTCCGGAACAATTAAAAACGTTTCTGGCAAGAAAATCTTTGTCGTATTCTGTAATTCCGGATATGAAAGAGTATATGAATAATGCGTTACAGCTGAATTCTTTTCCAACACATTTTATCATCAACAAAGAAGGAATAATTTCAAAAGTGCTTCCTAATTTTGAAAGTTTAGAAGTCGCTTTAGCGAAAGAAAGTAAATTGTAA
- a CDS encoding aspartate carbamoyltransferase catalytic subunit, with amino-acid sequence MKELSVNHLLGIKYINENDINLIFETADHFKEVINRPIKKVPSLRDITIANIFFENSTRTKLSFELAQKRLSADVISFSAAQSSVKKGETLIDTVNNILSMKVDMVVMRHSNPGAAYFLSKNVKASIVNAGDGAHEHPTQALLDSYSIREKLGDVAGKKVVIVGDILHSRVALSNIYALQMQGAEVKVCGPKTLIPRYIESLGVTVEPNLRKALEWCDVANMLRVQNERMDVNFFPSTREYAQQYGVDKPLLDSLGKEIVIMHPGPINRGVEITSEVADSDHSVILNQVENGVAIRMAVIYLLASKIQ; translated from the coding sequence ATGAAAGAATTAAGCGTAAATCATTTATTAGGAATAAAATATATCAATGAAAATGATATTAACCTGATTTTTGAAACGGCAGATCATTTTAAAGAAGTCATTAACAGGCCGATTAAAAAAGTTCCTTCATTACGAGATATAACCATTGCCAATATTTTCTTCGAAAACAGTACCAGAACCAAACTCTCTTTCGAATTAGCGCAGAAACGTTTATCTGCTGATGTTATCAGTTTTTCTGCAGCTCAGTCATCGGTTAAAAAAGGAGAGACTCTTATTGATACTGTAAATAATATCCTTTCGATGAAAGTTGATATGGTTGTAATGCGCCACTCCAATCCCGGAGCGGCTTATTTTTTATCCAAAAATGTCAAAGCGAGTATCGTAAATGCGGGTGACGGAGCACACGAACATCCAACTCAGGCTTTATTAGACAGTTATTCCATCAGAGAAAAACTAGGCGATGTAGCCGGAAAAAAAGTGGTGATTGTAGGTGATATTCTGCATTCGAGAGTAGCTTTATCAAACATATATGCTTTACAGATGCAGGGCGCTGAGGTAAAAGTCTGCGGGCCAAAAACACTGATTCCAAGATATATCGAATCTTTGGGAGTTACGGTTGAACCAAATCTTCGTAAAGCTTTAGAATGGTGTGATGTTGCCAATATGCTTCGTGTACAAAACGAACGTATGGATGTGAATTTCTTCCCATCTACCCGTGAGTATGCACAGCAATACGGAGTTGATAAACCACTTTTGGATTCTTTAGGAAAAGAAATCGTAATCATGCACCCGGGACCAATCAACAGAGGAGTAGAAATTACTTCTGAAGTGGCTGATTCTGATCATTCTGTGATTTTAAACCAGGTGGAGAATGGTGTAGCGATCAGGATGGCGGTTATTTACCTTTTGGCTTCGAAAATACAGTAG